cgtcttgcatctttgactttgtctatatatgtgtttctggaacccacctcttcactcacctgaggaaggagcagtgctccgaaagctagtgattcgaaacaaacctgttggactttaacctggtgttgtaaaacttcttacttagGACATGTGGAGTAGAGTTTTGGATGAGTGTAAATTTATAGAGGGTGGTTGACAAGAGGCTGTCAGAATCCAATGGAAGGGCCAAAACCGGAGGTGACCAGGGGATTGGCCAGGGCTCGAGCACCAATTGAGCGAAGGCAGGTGATGTTAGGAAGGTGGCTATGATGGTGCTGATATGGTGGAAACTCATTTTGGGATCGAATGGTTCACCCCTGGCAGTTTTCAGGGACAGGTTGGAATCGATGGCTACTGAACTGAGGTGGTGTCCAGCATTGATCTCCAGGTGAGATGCCCGTGCCAATATCCATGGCTTCTCTTCAACTGGTTGAGCTGGTGTAAGAATGAATTGATTGCATTTTCAATGGTTTGTTCCCCCAACCTTGCCGACAAAGCCAAGTCCCAGAGTGTGTCAGGAACTATTAGAGCAAGCCAGCATTCCCGTTATCCCAGGTCGCAACATGCCCGTTAGTAAACATGCATCGCTCCCAAGCCACGGCCTTACCTGTGAACATGACAGAGCTGGTCGCTGCCACCGAGAAGGTCACCAAACCAGCCATGTTGGACAGCAGCCCAATCTCCGCAATCCAGCTGTCCTGCAGGCagacctgcatggccttcaggcccagCAGGCTGCTCAGATAGGTCAAGTGTTCAACTGCTGAACCGTATCCAATCAGATCGGATTGCCAACACAACGGGGAGCTCAGCTCAAAGAGGATGAGAATGTCCTTGACTCCGAAATGGACGGTCACCACCACAAAGAGGGAGAGTGCGAAAAGGCAGAGACGGTGCCGGCAGACAGCCTCCTGCCCGCGGGTGTACAGCCGGTAGACCGACCTGTAATGCTCCGTTGTGAACAGTTTGCTGGGTCCCTTCTGAGTCACCGATTCTGGAACAAACGCGAAGGCGTAGGCAACAGTGGCCAAATTCAATGCCAGCACCAGCCAGAACGGATTGACGTACCCTTGTGCCTTACTCCACTGGCCTCCTATGACACTACCGAACATTCCGGCGATTCCCAGGCAAGCCTCCAGCACCGCAACACGGAATGTGCGTGACTCCTTGTCGCTGATGTCCGCGATGTACGAGAAACATCCCGCCAGGATGGTGTTGAAATCCCCCAGGAGTCCACTCAGGAGGCGACCAATCAGAAAGTAGCTGACCGGCAGCTTCTGGTACATGACGATGAGGTAGATTGCCGCTTGCATCGTCAGGCCAATCCCGGGCAAGATAAGGATGGGCCTGCGGCCCACACGGTCACTCCACGGTCCGAGCAGTGTGGCAGAGAAGAGTCCCACAGCAAAACCCCCCAGGTTAATGTACAGGTTCCAGTGGGAGGTCATCACCTCGACTGCCTAGAAGACAATAAGAGAATCACTTCCAGTAGATCCCTCACAATTGGATCCAACCAATCCCAACACAAAGGCCTACAATAAATCTTTGGCATCAACCAATGCCGCGCAACTGGTACAAGGTGCTTGCTACCTGTGTGGATGAGGACGAGGAAGGCAAGGTGGATGAGCGGACTAAACATGGCACCATGGCGAAAgatgccattcaagtgggggaagggaagaggaATGTGGTAGTGATGGAGACAGTATATAGTCAGGGGGAGTAGATACTGTTCTTGCAGCTGCGACTGGGAGCTTGtgctgcctgcccggtgccagggttaaaggacatctccttgtggctggagaggagcctggagtgggcgggggaggatccagttgtcatggtccacctGCGTACCAACGACATCGGTAGAATGAAGAGAACTTGAGGTGTCGGGGGCCAATTTGAAATGCAGAACATTAAAAGTAATCAACTCTGGATTGTTGGCTGAGTCACTCAGCAATTGGCAGAGGGTGCAGCAGATTACAAAACGAACCGCTGGCTCACAGAGGAGACTGGGAAGAAGGGCTTTTGATTAATGGGTACTTTGATCAGTACTCGAGGGAGACTGTGCTCTTCCGCTGGGATgggctgggaccagtgtcctggtcAACTGTATAACTACGGCTCGGCaatgtggaaggtgatggaagcGGTTCCCAGTACCAATAATCACAGCTTCAGgacataataatcatctttattattgtcacaaataggcttacactccggcacctattcgggtacactgtctccgcacagacagtgacccaagccagaatcaaacccgggtccctggcactgtgtagcaagtgctaaccactgtgctaccttgccgcctatTACTGTAGGAGGTCCTCAGGGCAGTGTTCATTGTAAATTATTGTGTTTAATTATATCTAGGTGGGACTTGTGTTCTTGCAAACAGCAAC
The window above is part of the Scyliorhinus torazame isolate Kashiwa2021f chromosome 12, sScyTor2.1, whole genome shotgun sequence genome. Proteins encoded here:
- the LOC140387002 gene encoding proton-coupled folate transporter-like translates to MMALALQAPLSTQYIFHRVSEQLGFSGNRSRGCNSSAGPEAQLEQAVEVMTSHWNLYINLGGFAVGLFSATLLGPWSDRVGRRPILILPGIGLTMQAAIYLIVMYQKLPVSYFLIGRLLSGLLGDFNTILAGCFSYIADISDKESRTFRVAVLEACLGIAGMFGSVIGGQWSKAQGYVNPFWLVLALNLATVAYAFAFVPESVTQKGPSKLFTTEHYRSVYRLYTRGQEAVCRHRLCLFALSLFVVVTVHFGVKDILILFELSSPLCWQSDLIGYGSAVEHLTYLSSLLGLKAMQVCLQDSWIAEIGLLSNMAGLVTFSVAATSSVMFTGYGVRFLAMATTPVIRSKLSKLADVTEQGALFASVACVESACSLASTLIFSSLYPATLYFLKGFSFLFGAALLLLPMGILGTLGWAERGKRYSRFEDSPRGSTVTIDADASSNQEERICPNVS